The Ignavibacteriales bacterium sequence TCAATTTCGCTCTTAAGGGTTTTTACGGTAACGGTTTGTGTTGTGTTGGAGACAACATTTCCATTTGCATCAACACCGGCACCGCTTACATTAACAACCGTATCTTGATCCTGGTACTTTGGGGGAAAATAAGTTAAAAAATTGTTGTTCTGATCATACAGCTTTGCTGTAAAACTTAAGGCTGCAGGAATTCCATTTGTTATAGTCACTGATGCACCAAGAGAATTTACATCTTTTATTTTATCCCGGTCATCATTTTTAAAATCTACTTTTACAGAATCTGCAAATTCTCCGCCGCTCAATCCGAACTCAAACGGGAATTCCATTTTACTGCTTACAATCAACTGGTCGTTGCCTGTAACACTAATTATTTTATTATTCGGATTAGCAATTCCTCCTACATAAACTACAATGGAATCCGGAAGCTGAGAAAAATTTCTAAAGAAATTACTTACACTATCTGCGTTGAATGTAATAACTGAATCTGCTTGCGTAATAAGTGTTCTATCCAAAGTTCTCGAACTCAAAGTCATAACGCTCCTCTGCCCAATCGAATTTCGGGCTTCAACGGAACCGTTAATGCTAAATTCAACATTAGCAGTTAATCTCAAATGCAGTTCTATTTTCGGATTTTTCAAGTTGATCTGCTGGAACTTCAATTTATTTTGAATGTCCTTCACATCAAGCGCAACAGCACTTCTCGTTGCCTCAAAGACAGTTGGCTTTAACTGCCCTGTATATTCTGAAACTTTGAGGTCATGAAACTTCGCTTTTATTGTCAAAGATTTTTGAGGTAAAGTAATTTGCTGTCCGTTGCTTCCGGTTGATGAAATTTTGGATTCCAGTGTCAACTGGTTTTTTACTCTTATTCCCTGAACTATTGGAATTGATGTTCGAGTTACCGATTGCAAAGGAAGAATATCAATTGGTCCCGCCAACTGAGCAATTATTTCTCCGCTTCCGGCATTTTTAAGTACAATATTTCTAAGAGTTACCTTTACCGGTGAAGGGAAATAATTAGTGATTGTTAAATCAATAGATCCCGATGCAATCTTTACAATCTGAAATTGATCTGCTAAACTAAAATTTCCGGACATATTTGTTTCGGGAAGTGCCGGTAATACGATTTGCATTCCGGGACTTACCGGAGGATTAATCCACGAAAGATCGATATCTGTTTGAATTGAATCGGAGCTGATGCTAATTGTTCCCGGGACAGGATTAGAAGAAGGATCCGGTTTGAGTTTATCACCAAGCGTTATATTATCCACCTGCTGCACGCTGGAATAATAAAGCAAATTTTGATTCGCACCGTTAGTATAGTGCTGGATCTGACTTGATTTATTCTCAACAATATCTAACATAGTATAACTTTTATTTGCGATTGGAATGTTTAAAGAGACATCCCAATTCGGCGCTGTTGGTTCTTTAATATCGCATGACTGAACCAGCGCGAGAAGAGATAAAAGAATTGCCGAATAGAATATTGGATAATATTTTCGATTAAAATTCATTTTTTGTCCTTCTGATTAATAAGTACTTATAAGTTTAATTGAACTTAGATATTTATTTCTGCTTCGGCAAGGAGGTAAAACACATTTTGATGATTAGTTCTCTGCTTCCGGAAACAAGTATTTGCACCCGACGATATATATTTACAGACAAAATCCCGTTTTAACATTTCTTAACTAAATAGAATAATTTATTCTTTTCATTAGTACTGGGTCCTGCTGTTCCGGACATTATAATTCATAATTCGATTGACTGGATTGCAAAAGGAGTTGATGAACAACTTAAAGCAGCGTGTGATGAATTGCTGAAAGAAATAGACGCAAAAAAATAGAGCCGATTATTTATAAGAAGTAAAATAAGGAAGGGTTTTAAGCCCTTCCTTATTTTTAAAGTGATTCGTTTACCAAAAATTCTTGCGTTAATAATGGTTTTGTTTGTTCAATCAGATGATCATTAAATAACACAAATTCACTGCCGAGAATCCACACCTTTGAGAACAATCTAAACCAAATGAAAATCTGTTGAATGATAAGCATAACTAAAACGGTAAATTCACTCCGCATATCAATTAATTCATCCAGCCAAAAATAAATCAGCGTTGCGGCGACAGGAACAATCAGTAAAAGAATGTAGAGCGGATATACTACATAAATTTTCTTAAATGTGAATTTCAGCCCGGTAATTAATGCCCGCCAAACTTTTCTAGAGTCTTCTTTAACCAAAATAATTTTTGTGTAATCTGAGATTATTGAGATCAATATGAAAAAGAATAAATGCAGCACGCTCCAAATTAATAAGATTACAAAAAGAGTCGGTTCGGTTGTGTTATCAACTGCCTTGGTAAAAATGGAAGAAAAAATTAATGCAATTATTGCAAAGACAATAAGCTGAAAAAACAAAACGTAAAGACCGAGACGCAGGAATCTGAAAAAATATTTTGTGCTGCCGGCAAAGAATGCCTGCGCTTTGCTTGTTATGGAAGATCCCTCAAAATATTTTAAGATGCCGCCGGCGAAAAACGCTGTAAAGAAGAAATAGAATAAACCAAACCATGTTAATTGCGTAATAAAAGGTTGAATAATATCACCATAGTTATTCATAAAATCAGAATAGACTGTAAAGTCAAAATTAGGAAGCAGTTTATATAATTCCATTCTCGCACCAGCCATTCCGGTTAATTGTGAATTGAACGCACCAGCCGCAATTAATCCCAGCAATAATGTGCTTCCGTAGATAATGAAAACAATTTTTGTAGAGGTGCGAGCTTCTTTAAATCCGCGGCTGTATGATTTTAATATTTTCAATTATCACCTCGCATAATTAAAACAACATTGAAAAACTTAGCATTACATTTTGCGCCCAGAACAAAAACTTTGCAGCATATTTTATGAATACCCCGCTTTCATGCTCTGTCGTTAATGAATTATTCACAACATTTATGTCTAGAGGAATTTTATTAAAAGGATCAATTTTAGCCCAGACAATTTTGTTCTTTCCTTCATATTTGAATTCTCTGCTGCGTGCTTGTCCGTCCCATTTTTCAAGAGATTCTTTATTGTTATTAAAATGAACAAGAATTTCAATTGGTAATTTAACTTCACCAATCCGGTGTACTACTATTATTGATTTATAATTGCCGCTATTTTCATCATTTCGTTTTAAAAATTCTTTCTTACCGTTTTGGTCCATTAATCCAGTTACATTTTTTATTTCTTGATTCGAAATTGAAGCAAGTTTATAATCACAGACATCCGACCCATATAACACTTGATCGAAATACCAGTTCATATTGTCGCCGAATTTTCTTCCATGATTTTTTATTACAACTTCGTTCACAATCGCGATAAAATCCTTTACACATGGATGTTTAAATTTCCACCTCTGATAATAAGTTTTCATTATTTCATTCATTGTTTCGATGCCAACCATACCTTCAAGAGTTTTCAACATAACAGCGGTTTTGTTGTAAGTAAATGAACCATATCCGCCGGCTGTATATTCCCATGATTTTCGGAAAATTTCGGCCAGCTTTGGATTTTTTAGTCCAACGTAACTTTGACGAGTTATTTCAAAATCGCCAGCCGTATAACCAAATAGATTTAGCGCCGAAGTATTTTCTCCGTATGCATAATTCATTATACGAGTTTCAAAATATTGATTGAACCCTTCATCAAGAAACGCTTCTTCAAATTCATTAGATGCCAGCAATCCCATAAAATAATTATGTCCGAATTCATGTATTGTAACTATTTCAGGAAATTTTATTCCTTCCGGCATTCCCCATAATGTACCGGCTGTAATAAATGATGGATATTCCATTCCTGCGGAACCAATTCCCTTTAACGGCGGATCAACTATTGTAATTGTGGTATACGGATATTTGCCAAGATTTTTATCGAAATATTCCAGCGCGGCTTTAACTGCATTGATATGTCTTGCAACTTGAGTAAAATGTTCCGGCTGAAGCATCAATTTTATTTTTACATTTTGCCATTGATCGTTAACAACTTGAAAATTTGGGGAAGCTGTCCAAGCAAAATCTACAACATCTTCGGCTCGATAATGATGAGTCGCCGTTCCATCATTGTTGTTGATTTTTGATTGTAATACTCCAACGGCGCCTACAATAAATTTTTGAGGTAAAGTTATATTAACATCATATACCGCGAAGTCTGCGTAGAACTCAGAGTTTGCATGAAATTGATGACAGTTCCAGCCGCCTTTCTCTGCATACCGAATTCCCGGATATTCATAAACGCCAATTTTTGGAAACCATTGCCCAACTAGAAAATAATTCTCAGCAAATCCCGTTCTAGCAAAAATTTTAGGAAGTTTCGATTTGAAATTTATTTCCAGGGCAATCTCTTCATTTGGTTTGATCGGTTTTTCCAACGAAACACTAACTACCGTCTCATCACTCTTGTTCTGATCATCGGGTTGAATAAATTTCATTTTGCTTGTTAGATCATTGCCGCCGACATATTTTATCGAATTGATGTCGATGTAACCCCAAGATATTTCTTTACTAACGTCCGTCGAAATTCCTCTTAACTGTCCGCCCGATTCTTTAATAAATGTCGAGTTTGTATTCTTAAATGCATTGAGATAGAGATGAAATTGGAGTTCTGTTATCAGATCCGGTGATGTGTTTTTCCATCGAAGAATTTCTTTGCCGTCAATTATCTTTTTGTCCGCATCAAGAGTTGCTGATATATTGTAGTTAGCAATGCGGGGACTAAGCGGGTTCTTAAAAATTATTTGCGCATCAATTGTGACGACTTCAATCATAAAAGTCATCGCAAAGACGAAGGATAGATGATTAAGTTTTAATTTCATTTCGATATGCCGTTTTTGTTAATCGATCTGATTTGAATTATAAAATCATTTAACATAAAGTAAAAGTCAACCATTAATTCAAACTTCCAACTCAGTTTTCCAATTATCTTCATTTTTGAAAAAACTCATTTAATCGGACTGATGGTCTTCATCTAATAATCAGTAAAAAAAAGATTTAAGATAGCTTCCATTTCAGAACAATTGATTATTTTTGGAATGCATTTTTACTAAACTATATTTCATCCGGAGGATTTTTTTTATGGCAATCATGATAACAGACGAATGCATCTCTTGCAATGCATGTGAAGCTGAATGTCCAAACACAGCTATTTACTCACCAGGTCTTGCTTATAATGTTGGTGGACAAGAATACGCAGCGCTTTCAGAAGAACACACATACATCGTTCCCGACAAGTGCACAGAGTGTGTAGGATTTTATGATGAACCACAATGTATTCCTGCATGTCCAACAGAAGCAATTATAACAGATCCGTCACATGTTGAAACAAAAGAGCAATTGGCGGTTAAGAAGGAGCATTTGGATAAAGTTGGAAGATAATTTTTGAATTTTTCCAAAAGACCCCGGCTATTTGCCGGGGTTTTTTATTTTAAACGGAACTATGCGGTTGTTCATACTTTATAACAACAATTAAGTGCGTGGATCCATGAGGTTACAAATATTTTTTTTGTTTCTATCACTTTCGCCGCTTGTTTTATTTTCTCAGGAGGACACTACCCTCTTGAAAAAAGAGGGACCGTACAAGCTAGTAGATAGCTCAAAAAAAACTTATTATAACACCACAGATTCCTCCAAGATCGTTAATCATAAAATTGAAAGATCTTAACGAGATCAAAAATTTAAAAGAAAAATCATTCATCATTATTGATGATACAGCAGGTTATACTGATGAGGAATTAGCAAGCGGTCTTTCGGAAAAAGAATTAACCGATTACAAGAAAAACAAAAAAGAGCTGAAGAAATTACTTGTTTTACCACCTCCCGAAGAAGAAACTTATCCCGAGGTTTCAACTATTAGAAAAATTTTGGGCGTAGCAAAAACAGCCGGTGTAATAATTATTTTAATTCTGAGTCTTTTGTGAAAAATATTTGTCTCTCAATATTTTTTTCTCTTGTTGTCACTCTGCCGGTTTTGGCTCAGACCGTTGGGGATACTAGTAAAACGACTAATAAAGAGAATAAGAATGAGCAAAACTTCATCATCCGCAAAATTCCAGATAACACAACTAACCGGTTCGAGTTTAATAATGAAAATATTTTTATTCCCCTAAATTTAAAAATTTATCAGAAAGCTATAATTAATGGATATCTGGAACCGCACAAATTTTCACATGAAGAACTACGTACAGGAATGACTGATGATGAATTGATCTCTTTTGAATTAAATAAAAAGAAAACAAAAAGAATGTTATCGGAACTCTATGGTGAAGATCTGATAGACGAGGAAAAAATCTTGGAGTCTCTGGGAATAACACAAGAACAGATAACATGGATTGTGGCGCTTCTAAGGCTTTTTTTACAGCACCAATAAATTCTAGAAAAAAACATGCCGCTCATAAATCGAAGCACTATATAATAAAACCCCGGCACTGAAGCCGGGGTCCAAGTTTATTTATAATCACTGTAACCTCTACAAGAAGTAGAGAAGGACTAATAACCCTTTCTTATTTATTATTTCGTCCCGATTCTTTTGGAATGCATCACAGTGACTATTGCAATAGTCGTAAATCATCGGTACAAAGAAAATCCATAAATTTTTGAATGGAAAAATTTGGGGATAATTAATTATTGAAAATCAAATGAAAAATATGAAACAATTTTTGGGACTCTTATTTTAAGAAGCGTTCGCCGTTTTTGATATTTTTGCTTCTATAAATAGAACCTCTGTTTCAATTAATATGTTTAATTAACCGTCGGGATCAATTCCTTATAAAGATTAACAGATTTGATACCGAATTGTTATAATTGTAATTAAGATTAACAAAATAAGCGCGGATGGTATATGTCGAAATCAATATTAATTTTATCAATCATAATTCTTTTTTCCGCATGTACTAAACAAGTACCCGAAGGAGAAAAAAGACTTGTCCGTACTTCCGAAGAAAAAGCTGTTGAGCAAACTGTAATGAATTTTATAGACGCATATAATTCGAACGATATGGATAAAGCTGTTTCTTTTTTTGAAAGTGATTATAAAGGAATAATTTCAGATTCTGACGACGTAGTTGGGGTGGATATGTTGCGAAATGAATTGATTCAATATAAAAAACAATATCCTGCTGGAAAGTGGGAAATTAAAATTGACGAGATTGATTTTTCGGGTGAGCTAGCATATGTCTTCACAACCGGGTCTTTTCTGATGCAGGATCCAATTGAAAATAAGATGAGTCCGATTTATTCAGAGCGTGCAGTAAGAATTTTAAGAAAACAGAAGAACGACGGATGGTATATTTTTAGATATTTAGCAACACCAACATTTAGCTACGATCAAAAATAAATTAGATTTGCCATTCAATTTCCTGCCACCAGAGATAGAGCATTTGTACATCGCCTTTAATTATACCGGCACGCGTAACATTTTCTGGGGGAGGAAAATTATTTGCTATCGCCTGAAACAAAACAAGTCTGTGTAATTCTGATGTTCTTGGAATCAATTCCAATAAAGTAAGCATATCTTTAGCGGTGGCAGCTTTAATAATATTTTGAATAGTGTTCTCATCTGCTCTGTTGTAATCAAAATTTTTCGCTTCTTCTATTAGCTTATCCGAGGCATCGCTTCGATAAGGAACACCAATTTTATTGCCAGATATAATTTCGCAATTGTAGTCTTCATTCAAATAAACGGTTTGATCACCGTGCTGTATTTCTACAAAGCCAAATTCCACAAAAATATTTATAATATTATTATCATCAATCGAAATACTGAATTGCCCGCTACGGTCTAAAACCACACAATTTCCTACGTCAATAGCTAAGTCCGGCATTGTAGACATATTAACAATTTTAATATTTCCTTTTTTAAGACGGATTCTATTATCACCGTCTTTTGCTTTTTCTAATAATAGAAGAGAGTTTTCATCGATATCGATATTTCCAACACCAGGGACAAGAATTGCCGCCTTAGAATCGCTTTCTGTTAGCAAACTCTCCCCCTGCCTAATTTTACCAGGATTATCTACAATTCCGTTAACAACAACTGAGCCTTCTTTAGTATTTACTTTCCATGGAGAGTTGTTTTTTTGTATATCATAAATAAAATATCCCACAGCAAAAAGAACCAGCGGAAGAAGAATAAATATTATTCTGCTCCAATTAATTCCTAAAGAAGGAAGAGAATGTGAAATCCGGGAAGTCATAATTGTTTGCGAAACAACACTTTTGCGATTTGCAGTCTGCGATCGTCTTAGTGTTTTATCTTGCTTTGCCTGCTCCTTTTTAAGTCTTCGCAAATTAGTAACCGGCGGTGCAGCTGATTCCGGTAATTCTTCCTTCAGACTTCTACTTAACAATTCGGCAGAGAATATTTCTACAATTTCTTTGGGAGGTTCAATTGTATAAGGAAGGTTTTTTAATGTGTCAAAAAAAATCCGAATTTTTTTATACTCATTAAAACATTTATCACATCCGCGTAAATGTGTCTCTACTTCCCGTTTCAAAAACCCATCTAGGGATTCATCCACATAATCATGAAGACTAATTTTTACTTCTTCGCAGTTCATACGCTTATTTTATTCATTAGATATTCACGTGTATTAATAAGCTTGGTTTTTATTTCATCCATTTCTAATTCTTCAAAAAAATTCTTTATCTCGGTGTAAGAATATCCTTCAATATCATGAAGGACAAAAATAATTCGGTCGTCATTTGGAAGAGCCATAATTAATTTTTCAAGATATTCGGCTTCTGAGCTGTAGCTTGATTTCTCTTTTACCGCCAGAATTTGAAATGAAGTGTTGCGTAATGTATTTATCGAATAAAGGATGGCTAAATTTTTTATCCATATTGCAAAGGGAGTATTCGGATTATAGTTTTTAAAATTATCCCATGCGCCCCAAAAAGTATCGAGAGTAATTTTTTTCGTAGTATTATAATCTGCAAGAAGTCTGTAAGAAATTGTAAATATATTTTTTAAATTAATTTCACAAAGATCAAAAAAAGCTCTTTTACTTCCTGTTCTGGACATTTCAATTAAATGATTGACATAATTTGTATTTACTATTCTCAAATTCAGCCTTTATTCAATTAACAACTGTTATCCTTATACCATTTTTATCAACCCGTGCAGTCACCCGAACTACAGAAGTTCCATTTCTTCCGGTATACATTCCATTACATCGCAAATTTACTCTTGCTTTCTGAACAGTTGCGGTAAATGTTCCTATCGCAGTATTTCTTAGTTGTGGGGGAATTTTCCAGCCTGTATAATCCCCGCCGCCGCCGGAAGTATCGGTCTTTTTATAATACATCTGTGCCATTAATCCAAGATCGTACATTCCCGTAATAATTTGATCTCTATTCGAAGATTCTAAATAAGAATGGATAATTGATGTGCCCGCATAAATCATGAGAGCAATAACTATAACACCAAGCGCGATGAGTAATAATTGTTGTGAACCCATTTAAATCCCAGACGGTATTTATATAATAACCCTGTGAAATCTAAGAAACAAAAAGAGCTATTCTTTTGAGGATATAATATTAATAATATAATTCTGCTTCAACAAAAATCTAATTAATTCAATTAATAGTGTAGATTTGAGAACCTGGACTACAAACAAAATTTTTCTTTTCCAAAAATGCAGTTTAAAAGGATTGACTTATTCATACCTGCTTGTTACGTTAATGCTGAAAGTAAAATTCTTTTGATGATCAATTCAATATCGTTTAGAGAATTGAAAGAAGGAATGGAATCATGTTAAAACTAGAAAATGATTTTAAGTATTCTGAATTACCGGAACCTCATAAAGAACGCACAAGGGAAATATTAAAGACTCATCCGGAAGTAAGAAATTTTATAACACGCAACCAATACAGCATCTTTTTAATTCTGGGTGTTGTTGCAATGCAAATTGCTATTGCAATCTTGTTAAGCGGTCAACCTTGGTGGATTGTTTTAATAACAGCCTGGTTTGTAGGAGCATTTGCAAACCACGCATTGTTTGTCTTAATTCACGAGTGTTCGCATAATTTGATTTTTAAAAGCAGACCGGCAAATATGGTCTCAAGTATTATATGTGATATTCCAAACGCAATCCCGACAGCTATTTCATTCAGAAGTTATCATCTA is a genomic window containing:
- a CDS encoding M1 family metallopeptidase, producing the protein MKLKLNHLSFVFAMTFMIEVVTIDAQIIFKNPLSPRIANYNISATLDADKKIIDGKEILRWKNTSPDLITELQFHLYLNAFKNTNSTFIKESGGQLRGISTDVSKEISWGYIDINSIKYVGGNDLTSKMKFIQPDDQNKSDETVVSVSLEKPIKPNEEIALEINFKSKLPKIFARTGFAENYFLVGQWFPKIGVYEYPGIRYAEKGGWNCHQFHANSEFYADFAVYDVNITLPQKFIVGAVGVLQSKINNNDGTATHHYRAEDVVDFAWTASPNFQVVNDQWQNVKIKLMLQPEHFTQVARHINAVKAALEYFDKNLGKYPYTTITIVDPPLKGIGSAGMEYPSFITAGTLWGMPEGIKFPEIVTIHEFGHNYFMGLLASNEFEEAFLDEGFNQYFETRIMNYAYGENTSALNLFGYTAGDFEITRQSYVGLKNPKLAEIFRKSWEYTAGGYGSFTYNKTAVMLKTLEGMVGIETMNEIMKTYYQRWKFKHPCVKDFIAIVNEVVIKNHGRKFGDNMNWYFDQVLYGSDVCDYKLASISNQEIKNVTGLMDQNGKKEFLKRNDENSGNYKSIIVVHRIGEVKLPIEILVHFNNNKESLEKWDGQARSREFKYEGKNKIVWAKIDPFNKIPLDINVVNNSLTTEHESGVFIKYAAKFLFWAQNVMLSFSMLF
- a CDS encoding 4Fe-4S dicluster domain-containing protein, encoding MAIMITDECISCNACEAECPNTAIYSPGLAYNVGGQEYAALSEEHTYIVPDKCTECVGFYDEPQCIPACPTEAIITDPSHVETKEQLAVKKEHLDKVGR
- a CDS encoding zf-HC2 domain-containing protein, yielding MNCEEVKISLHDYVDESLDGFLKREVETHLRGCDKCFNEYKKIRIFFDTLKNLPYTIEPPKEIVEIFSAELLSRSLKEELPESAAPPVTNLRRLKKEQAKQDKTLRRSQTANRKSVVSQTIMTSRISHSLPSLGINWSRIIFILLPLVLFAVGYFIYDIQKNNSPWKVNTKEGSVVVNGIVDNPGKIRQGESLLTESDSKAAILVPGVGNIDIDENSLLLLEKAKDGDNRIRLKKGNIKIVNMSTMPDLAIDVGNCVVLDRSGQFSISIDDNNIINIFVEFGFVEIQHGDQTVYLNEDYNCEIISGNKIGVPYRSDASDKLIEEAKNFDYNRADENTIQNIIKAATAKDMLTLLELIPRTSELHRLVLFQAIANNFPPPENVTRAGIIKGDVQMLYLWWQEIEWQI